One Sporomusaceae bacterium ACPt DNA window includes the following coding sequences:
- the larA_2 gene encoding Lactate racemase — translation MTKKDYSFKYGGGKINLSLNPAQVMGELKIKDYPALEDPEQAILEAIRNPIGTKPLRDIVKPGETVAFIVNDPTRVANSHIFMPILLDELNAAGIPDKDMYIVFALGTHRAMTDEEMIKEVGPAVAARVRMYNTNCRDESQFKYFGTTSRGTPVWFNKLVTEADHIVCTGSVVHHFFAGFGGGRKAMLPGVAYYETIRKNHSLMFDPDAVIGKLEGNPIYHDQVEGVEMCRPSFLINTVLNEKKEILKVFAGDFVAAHKEACKFVDSVYGTEIDKRADLVIASCGGYPKDINIYQLQKTMDNAWCAVKDGGIVIILGECREGSGSALYEKTMKENNTPDKVEQALRADFQIGAHKAYAVTRLMKRAEFILVSSLDPDLARTLLFTPARDIDEALQIAYSKLGPNPDIILMPQGSLTVPRSK, via the coding sequence ATGACAAAAAAAGACTACTCGTTTAAATATGGCGGTGGCAAAATAAACTTGTCACTCAATCCTGCCCAAGTAATGGGCGAACTGAAGATTAAAGATTATCCAGCACTTGAAGATCCCGAACAGGCAATATTAGAAGCAATCAGAAATCCGATAGGTACGAAACCTTTACGGGACATTGTAAAGCCTGGTGAAACAGTTGCCTTCATTGTCAATGACCCAACCCGGGTAGCCAACAGTCATATTTTTATGCCAATCCTTTTGGATGAGCTAAATGCCGCCGGCATTCCGGATAAAGATATGTATATTGTTTTTGCCTTGGGGACTCATCGGGCAATGACGGATGAGGAAATGATAAAAGAAGTCGGCCCGGCGGTAGCAGCACGGGTAAGAATGTACAACACCAACTGCCGGGATGAAAGCCAATTCAAATATTTTGGTACAACCTCCCGCGGCACGCCGGTATGGTTTAACAAACTGGTGACCGAGGCCGATCATATCGTATGTACCGGCAGTGTAGTGCACCATTTCTTTGCCGGTTTTGGCGGCGGCCGCAAGGCCATGCTCCCGGGCGTAGCCTACTATGAGACCATCCGCAAAAACCATAGCCTGATGTTTGATCCAGACGCTGTCATTGGTAAACTGGAAGGCAACCCCATTTACCATGATCAGGTCGAAGGAGTAGAGATGTGCCGCCCTTCGTTTCTGATTAATACTGTGCTAAATGAGAAGAAAGAGATTTTAAAAGTGTTTGCCGGCGATTTTGTTGCTGCTCATAAAGAAGCATGCAAATTTGTTGACAGCGTATACGGTACGGAAATTGACAAGCGGGCCGATCTGGTCATCGCCAGTTGCGGCGGCTACCCGAAAGACATCAACATCTACCAGTTGCAAAAAACAATGGATAATGCCTGGTGTGCTGTTAAAGACGGCGGAATCGTAATTATTCTGGGCGAGTGCCGGGAAGGATCGGGCTCAGCGCTTTACGAAAAGACAATGAAGGAAAATAACACTCCGGACAAGGTGGAGCAAGCCTTACGAGCTGATTTTCAAATCGGCGCCCATAAGGCTTATGCCGTAACCCGTCTAATGAAGCGGGCCGAATTTATCCTTGTGTCTTCCCTGGATCCCGACCTGGCCCGGACACTGTTGTTCACCCCGGCCCGGGATATTGATGAAGCATTACAAATCGCCTATAGTAAATTGGGACCTAATCCTGACATAATTCTTATGCCGCAAGGCAGTTTGACTGTACCGCGGTCCAAGTAA
- the panB_1 gene encoding 3-methyl-2-oxobutanoate hydroxymethyltransferase produces the protein MSKTKLTIPQLRQLKEEGKKVKMIVCYDYPMAAIVEKSEADMILVGDSLGMVVMGLDSTVPVNMEEIIYHLRAVRRATPNTFVVADLPFMSYQASVEEAIRNAGRLLKEGADCVKLEGGLEVVDTVKAIVRAGVPVMAHIGLTPQTVAMLGGFKVQGKSAEAAEKMLLEAQKLEEAGAFAVLLECVPSQLAKLITEKLSVPTIGTGAGPDVDGHCLNAYDLLGIFDKFVPKFIKQYAKLGPVMVEAFNQHCREIDSGEFPKPEHCFNMNSEDLKRLY, from the coding sequence ATGTCCAAAACCAAACTTACAATTCCCCAGCTCCGGCAACTGAAAGAAGAAGGCAAAAAAGTCAAAATGATTGTGTGCTATGATTATCCGATGGCTGCTATTGTTGAAAAATCAGAAGCCGATATGATTCTTGTCGGGGATTCGCTTGGCATGGTGGTCATGGGACTTGACTCCACCGTTCCTGTCAATATGGAGGAAATTATCTATCACCTGCGGGCAGTAAGGCGGGCGACTCCTAACACGTTCGTGGTTGCCGATTTGCCGTTTATGTCGTATCAGGCCTCGGTGGAGGAGGCCATCCGGAATGCAGGGCGGCTTTTGAAGGAAGGGGCTGACTGCGTCAAACTGGAAGGCGGTCTGGAGGTCGTCGACACGGTGAAAGCCATTGTAAGGGCCGGAGTTCCGGTAATGGCTCATATTGGACTGACACCGCAGACTGTTGCCATGCTCGGTGGTTTTAAGGTTCAGGGGAAATCGGCGGAAGCGGCGGAAAAAATGCTGCTTGAGGCGCAAAAGCTTGAAGAAGCCGGTGCCTTTGCGGTGTTGCTGGAATGCGTACCCAGTCAGTTGGCAAAACTGATTACCGAAAAACTATCTGTTCCTACCATTGGGACAGGTGCTGGACCTGATGTTGACGGTCACTGCCTCAATGCCTATGATCTTCTCGGTATCTTTGACAAGTTTGTGCCGAAATTTATTAAACAGTATGCAAAATTGGGACCGGTGATGGTTGAAGCGTTTAATCAACATTGCCGGGAGATTGACAGTGGTGAATTCCCCAAACCCGAACATTGTTTTAACATGAATTCTGAGGATTTGAAGCGTCTTTATTAA
- the ilvD_4 gene encoding Dihydroxy-acid dehydratase translates to MGYRSNDILGKPEWSFNRSVFKSVGFSDDDLGRPVIGIANSWNELVPGHANLRQVAEHVRKGIYRAGGTVAEFGVIGACDGTAQGHAGMHYILPSRDLIANDIEVMVQAHRLDGIVLLGSCDKIVPGMLMAAARLKIPAIFLPGGPMLGGIEFDGRKADLTTMSEALGMLRSNKIDEKTYDHLEELCGPTCGSCAFYGTANTMCCMAEALGMSLPGAALVPAVYADRLRLAEDTGKAIVALINSQTNADKIITYQSLENAIRVLMATGGSTNAILHLSAIAAELGIAAEKMMDAYDRLSESTPQIAKVNPASKYDMEDFYRAGGIPRVMQEISHLLHLDCLSVTGKTMEQNIKDYKFKYPADNNVISTLAKPFSKQKGVAILRGNLAPDTAVTKPAAIDPQMHVFTGSARVFDSEEEAEQAILNGGIKEGDVVVIRYEGPKGGPGMREMYKAMKYIYGMGLAKKTALITDGRFSGTNNGCFVGHISPEAAEGGPLAAVQDGDLITIDIPKGSLHLHLSGQEISARLAKWQRPEPKFTSGYLGVYSKLASSAAKGAVVKI, encoded by the coding sequence ATGGGATACCGCAGCAACGATATTTTAGGCAAGCCTGAGTGGAGCTTTAACCGGAGTGTGTTCAAATCAGTGGGGTTTTCGGATGATGATCTTGGCAGACCTGTCATTGGTATCGCCAATTCATGGAACGAACTCGTTCCAGGCCATGCCAACCTGCGGCAGGTGGCAGAACATGTACGTAAAGGTATCTACCGGGCAGGCGGTACTGTAGCCGAGTTTGGCGTTATCGGCGCGTGCGACGGCACAGCCCAAGGACACGCCGGAATGCATTATATTTTACCGTCCCGGGACTTAATTGCCAACGATATTGAAGTAATGGTCCAGGCCCACCGGCTGGACGGAATTGTGCTGCTTGGATCGTGCGACAAAATTGTTCCAGGTATGCTGATGGCTGCCGCGCGGCTTAAAATCCCGGCTATTTTCCTGCCAGGCGGGCCAATGCTGGGTGGAATTGAATTTGATGGCCGAAAAGCCGATTTAACCACTATGTCGGAAGCGTTGGGCATGCTTAGAAGTAACAAAATTGATGAAAAGACTTATGACCACTTGGAGGAGCTTTGTGGTCCGACTTGCGGATCATGTGCGTTTTACGGGACTGCCAATACCATGTGCTGCATGGCCGAAGCATTGGGAATGTCGCTACCGGGAGCCGCGTTAGTGCCTGCAGTCTACGCCGACAGGCTAAGGTTAGCAGAGGACACAGGCAAGGCCATCGTTGCCTTGATCAACAGTCAAACGAATGCCGACAAGATTATAACCTATCAGTCGCTGGAGAACGCCATCCGCGTTTTAATGGCTACCGGCGGTTCGACCAACGCTATTTTACATCTCTCAGCCATCGCGGCAGAGCTTGGTATCGCAGCCGAAAAAATGATGGACGCTTATGACAGGCTCAGCGAATCTACTCCCCAGATTGCGAAAGTAAATCCAGCTTCGAAGTATGATATGGAAGATTTTTACCGGGCGGGCGGAATCCCAAGAGTCATGCAGGAAATAAGCCATTTGCTGCATCTTGATTGTCTTAGCGTAACCGGCAAGACCATGGAACAGAATATAAAGGACTATAAATTCAAATATCCGGCTGATAACAATGTGATCAGTACCTTGGCTAAGCCGTTCAGTAAGCAAAAAGGAGTAGCCATCTTAAGAGGAAACCTTGCTCCCGACACGGCAGTAACCAAGCCGGCGGCAATCGACCCGCAAATGCACGTATTTACAGGGAGTGCAAGGGTGTTTGACTCGGAAGAGGAGGCTGAGCAGGCGATATTAAACGGCGGGATTAAAGAAGGTGATGTTGTTGTTATCCGCTATGAAGGGCCCAAAGGCGGTCCGGGTATGCGTGAAATGTATAAAGCCATGAAGTACATATATGGTATGGGATTGGCTAAGAAAACAGCGCTGATCACTGACGGGCGCTTTTCGGGTACCAACAACGGGTGTTTTGTCGGACATATATCGCCGGAAGCAGCTGAAGGCGGCCCGCTAGCCGCTGTTCAAGACGGCGACCTGATCACCATTGACATTCCTAAGGGAAGCTTGCATTTACACCTCTCCGGTCAGGAGATTAGTGCCAGGCTGGCAAAATGGCAAAGGCCGGAGCCGAAGTTTACGAGCGGTTACTTAGGCGTCTATTCTAAGTTGGCGAGCTCTGCCGCAAAGGGAGCTGTAGTCAAGATATAA
- the ttuB_1 gene encoding Putative tartrate transporter, whose amino-acid sequence MQSTSFSEEKVISKLRWRLVPYLMLLYIVAMMDRVNIGFAALEMNKALGISASTFGFVAGIFFIAYFFFEVPSNILMHKIGARIWIARILISWGIVTVLTGYIQSATQLGILRVLLGIAEAGFYPCMILYLTFWFPSKYFASTVSLFMCGMALANIITGPISTWIMDNVQWLGMPGWRWLFILEGIPAVLLGFITLFVMVDRPEQAKFLTAEEKSWLVGQLKKEHDAKVNKAPANKWLVFKEFRVWHLSFCYLCYVIALYGLGLWMPQIIKAISQKLSNTNIGLLSTIPYMCGIIAMILVARHSDKTMERRYHVALPISLAFFGLIGLTMTTDLWVSMLLLCISTAAIYCFVGTFWSLPALFLTEAAAAVGIAIINSVGNLGGFFGPYIVGYLKDLTGSTTFSMYFLATFALLATVSVLAIKKKDSDTGSEKSISA is encoded by the coding sequence ATGCAAAGCACATCATTCAGTGAAGAGAAAGTTATCAGCAAGTTGCGCTGGCGGCTTGTACCCTATCTTATGCTACTGTATATTGTTGCAATGATGGACCGTGTAAATATCGGGTTTGCCGCCTTGGAAATGAATAAAGCACTGGGTATTAGTGCCAGTACGTTTGGATTTGTTGCCGGTATTTTTTTCATAGCCTATTTCTTTTTTGAAGTTCCCAGTAACATTCTTATGCACAAGATCGGGGCACGCATTTGGATTGCCCGGATTCTTATAAGCTGGGGCATCGTAACAGTGCTCACCGGTTATATTCAATCGGCAACCCAATTAGGTATTCTTCGTGTCTTACTCGGTATTGCCGAAGCCGGTTTCTATCCGTGTATGATCTTATACTTGACATTCTGGTTTCCGTCTAAATATTTCGCCAGTACTGTTTCCCTGTTTATGTGCGGCATGGCTTTGGCCAATATTATCACAGGCCCTATTTCTACCTGGATCATGGATAATGTTCAATGGCTTGGCATGCCCGGCTGGCGCTGGCTTTTCATCCTCGAAGGAATACCTGCCGTACTTCTCGGATTTATAACACTGTTTGTCATGGTTGACCGGCCCGAGCAAGCCAAATTCCTTACTGCTGAGGAAAAATCATGGCTGGTAGGTCAATTGAAAAAAGAGCACGACGCTAAAGTGAATAAAGCGCCGGCCAACAAGTGGCTGGTATTTAAGGAGTTTCGCGTTTGGCATCTGTCTTTTTGTTACCTGTGCTATGTTATCGCATTGTATGGTTTGGGCTTATGGATGCCGCAAATTATCAAGGCGATATCGCAAAAGCTTAGCAATACCAATATCGGACTTCTTTCCACCATTCCTTATATGTGCGGTATAATAGCCATGATCCTGGTGGCCCGGCATTCCGACAAAACAATGGAACGCCGTTATCATGTGGCACTTCCTATCTCGCTCGCCTTTTTTGGACTGATTGGGTTGACGATGACCACCGACTTGTGGGTATCTATGTTACTCCTTTGCATTAGTACGGCGGCTATTTATTGCTTTGTTGGGACGTTCTGGAGTTTGCCGGCATTGTTCCTGACCGAGGCGGCAGCTGCGGTGGGGATTGCCATCATCAATTCGGTAGGCAACCTGGGCGGTTTCTTTGGACCTTATATCGTTGGTTACCTAAAGGATCTTACAGGTTCCACTACCTTTAGCATGTACTTTTTAGCCACTTTTGCTTTGTTGGCAACTGTGTCGGTACTAGCAATCAAGAAGAAGGATTCAGACACAGGCTCGGAAAAAAGTATTTCGGCTTAG
- the larA_1 gene encoding Lactate racemase, which yields MNIKEHTFCLKYGQGEMSFSIPENQLLHEIVGVDYPPLENVEEAVKHALLHPIDSPPLKELVKSGNKVTICVSDITRVWQKMPVVLPLVLDTLNEGGVADSDVTIVIAVGGHRQNTEEEFIQICGQEVFDRVKIVNHDAWDESNMVYLGKTSRGTEVWVNKLVAEADRVILTGGIIYHYMVGYGGGRKSILPGISSIKTIRQNHILALGPNLGDGSDPNAVSGRTRGCAQHEDMMETAAFVQPDFLINMVPTAKGEFAGIFAGNWVSAWQEGTKLADKIYGVPIEEKADIVITTAGGFPKDINLYQTGKTMDNACYAVKDGGVVILLSECADINEPPEFTEWFQYGGLYETEKALRENFTIPGWVAFREMECGAKGTFIMVTKPENAGLIRKANMIPVTNMEDALRLAYEKCGTRQPKITVMPQGANTLPLLQEK from the coding sequence ATGAATATAAAAGAGCATACTTTTTGTTTAAAATACGGACAAGGAGAAATGAGTTTCAGTATTCCCGAAAACCAGTTGCTTCATGAAATCGTAGGAGTCGACTATCCTCCCCTTGAAAATGTAGAAGAAGCTGTTAAACATGCACTTCTTCACCCTATTGATTCACCGCCTCTTAAGGAACTGGTAAAGTCAGGCAACAAAGTGACGATTTGCGTAAGTGATATAACCCGGGTTTGGCAAAAAATGCCGGTCGTTTTGCCGTTAGTGCTTGATACTCTTAATGAAGGCGGCGTGGCTGACAGTGATGTTACAATTGTCATTGCGGTAGGAGGGCATCGCCAAAATACTGAAGAAGAGTTCATTCAAATTTGTGGACAAGAAGTTTTTGACCGGGTTAAAATTGTCAATCATGACGCCTGGGATGAAAGTAATATGGTTTACCTGGGTAAAACCAGCCGTGGCACCGAGGTGTGGGTAAACAAGCTGGTGGCGGAAGCCGACAGGGTCATTCTTACCGGAGGAATTATTTACCATTATATGGTAGGGTATGGCGGGGGCCGGAAAAGCATCCTGCCAGGGATAAGTTCCATCAAGACCATTCGGCAAAACCACATATTGGCATTAGGTCCCAATTTGGGAGACGGCTCTGACCCGAATGCCGTTTCGGGACGGACACGGGGCTGTGCGCAGCATGAAGACATGATGGAAACGGCGGCGTTTGTTCAGCCTGACTTCTTGATCAATATGGTGCCTACGGCCAAAGGAGAATTTGCCGGGATTTTCGCCGGCAACTGGGTGTCGGCCTGGCAGGAGGGGACCAAGCTCGCGGATAAAATTTACGGTGTGCCTATTGAAGAGAAAGCAGATATTGTTATTACAACAGCCGGAGGATTCCCGAAAGATATTAACTTATACCAGACAGGTAAGACAATGGATAACGCCTGTTACGCCGTTAAGGACGGCGGGGTAGTCATTCTTTTGAGTGAGTGTGCCGATATTAATGAACCTCCGGAATTTACCGAGTGGTTCCAATATGGTGGCCTTTATGAGACCGAGAAAGCCCTCAGGGAAAATTTTACCATTCCCGGATGGGTGGCATTCCGGGAAATGGAATGCGGGGCCAAAGGAACTTTTATCATGGTAACCAAGCCTGAAAATGCAGGTCTCATTCGCAAAGCTAACATGATCCCTGTAACCAATATGGAAGATGCGTTACGATTGGCTTATGAAAAGTGTGGTACCAGGCAACCGAAAATTACCGTTATGCCCCAGGGGGCGAATACGCTACCGCTTTTACAAGAAAAATAG
- the mhpE gene encoding 4-hydroxy-2-oxovalerate aldolase, with amino-acid sequence MHRPQTINPDALAIGYAGAYGSFLLHSRRAAEKFGIDARDILLELGRRKTVGGQEDLIIDVAIELAKAKNG; translated from the coding sequence ATGCACCGCCCGCAAACCATTAACCCCGACGCGCTGGCTATTGGTTATGCCGGAGCCTATGGCAGTTTCCTGTTGCACAGTCGTCGCGCCGCTGAGAAGTTTGGCATCGATGCGCGTGATATTTTATTGGAATTAGGGCGGCGCAAAACGGTAGGCGGGCAAGAAGACCTGATTATTGACGTGGCCATTGAACTGGCAAAAGCGAAAAACGGCTGA
- the xynR_1 gene encoding HTH-type transcriptional regulator XynR — MSKSTVHGLIATLEKCGYMRQDPRSGKYSLGIRLFEMGQAYVSNLDLREIALLYLRELSIHYQETTHLAVLSGEEVVYIDKVDGPRSIGIRSQVGGRNPAYCTGVGKVLLSGLDERQIDSMYAGKTLKKYTENTVGDLAGLIHQIRQVREQGYAYDMEEFELDLRCIAAPVRDSEGAVIAAISLSGPSNRLLDTKMDDIAINLVKTALQISRRLGYKDKLK; from the coding sequence ATGAGCAAAAGCACCGTACACGGTCTGATTGCCACTTTGGAGAAATGCGGTTATATGCGTCAGGATCCCAGGTCGGGCAAGTATTCTCTTGGCATAAGGCTGTTTGAAATGGGGCAGGCATATGTTTCCAATCTCGATTTACGTGAGATCGCGTTGCTCTATCTCAGAGAACTGTCAATCCATTACCAGGAAACAACGCATCTCGCCGTACTTTCCGGCGAGGAAGTTGTTTATATAGATAAAGTCGATGGTCCACGCTCGATTGGGATAAGATCGCAGGTTGGCGGTCGAAATCCGGCATATTGTACCGGTGTCGGCAAAGTGCTGTTATCAGGGCTGGATGAACGCCAGATAGACAGTATGTATGCCGGTAAAACTTTGAAAAAATATACTGAGAATACGGTTGGTGACTTGGCAGGTCTGATTCATCAAATACGTCAGGTGCGTGAGCAGGGATATGCGTATGATATGGAGGAATTTGAACTTGATCTGCGCTGTATCGCGGCGCCGGTAAGGGACAGTGAGGGAGCGGTGATAGCTGCTATCAGCCTTTCGGGGCCATCCAACCGCCTGCTGGATACTAAAATGGATGATATTGCGATCAACCTAGTAAAAACAGCATTGCAAATATCCAGACGGTTGGGATATAAAGACAAACTTAAATGA